The following coding sequences are from one Plasmodium sp. gorilla clade G2 genome assembly, chromosome: 1 window:
- a CDS encoding 4-hydroxy-3-methylbut-2-enyl diphosphate reductase, giving the protein MSVTTFCAVPKTDKCNIYISKRALSVFIFYFSFFLFFQFYFVCPSFTVIIHESKKKKTTMRRKTPILQLFENCITTKKDGNFYSSKRYITNYYNVPLKIQKKNQVPNVMKSFFYGPNGKYNYVTNIIKEKNKTPFSFFLYNKYFLENAQIKKCNYHQEINKMNIKKDGNKKIYINTKRDINQGNINQGDINQSDINQSNIHQSDINQGDINQSDINQSDINQSDTNQTNEKKCENFNGEKNPNDRDTKKILYLINPRGFCKGVSRAIETVEECLKMFKPPIYIKHKIVHNDIVCKRLEEEGAIFIEDLNEVPDESILIYSAHGISPQIREIAKKKKLIEIDATCPLVNKVHVYVKMKSKENYDIILIGYKNHVEVIGTYNEAPQCTHIVENINDVDKLNFKANKKLFYVTQTTLSMDDCKLIVQKLKNKYPHIETIPSGSICYATTNRQTALNQICKKCDLTIVVGSTSSSNAKKLVYSSQIRNVPAVLLNTVNDLDHQILHNVKKIALTSAASTPEEETQKFVKLLTNPPFNYTLQIFDGVQENVPKWKLPKNLMDMIKQREQ; this is encoded by the coding sequence atgtcaGTTACCACATTTTGTGCTGTACCAAAAACTGACAAGtgcaatatttatatttcaaaaagGGCTCTCTCtgtgtttatattttatttttctttttttttattcttccaattttattttgtatgtcCATCATTTACTGTTATCATTCatgaaagtaaaaaaaaaaaaactaccATGAGAAGAAAGACTCCAATACTACAATTATTTGAAAATTGtataacaacaaaaaaagatggaaatttttattcttcaaaaagatatataactaattattataatgtcCCTTTAAaaatccaaaaaaaaaatcaagtGCCAAATGTTATgaaatcttttttttatggacctaatggaaaatataattatgttacaaatattattaaagaaaagaataaaacacctttttcatttttcttatataataaatatttcttagAAAACGCAcagataaaaaaatgtaattatcatcaagaaattaataaaatgaatattaaaaaggatggaaataaaaaaatatatattaacacaaAAAGGGATATAAATCAAGGTAATATAAATCAAGGTGATATAAATCAAAGTGATATAAATCAAAGTAATATACATCAAAGTGATATAAATCAAGGTGATATAAATCAAAGTGATATAAATCAAAGTGATATAAATCAAAGTGATACAAATCAAaccaatgaaaaaaaatgtgaAAATTTTAATGGTGAAAAAAATCCAAATGATAgagatacaaaaaaaatattatatttaattaatccACGTGGATTTTGTAAAGGTGTTAGTAGAGCTATAGAAACAGTAGAAGAGTGCTTAAAAATGTTTAAACcgcctatatatataaaacacaaAATAGTTCATAATGATATTGTTTGTAAACGATTAGAAGAAGAAGGAGCAATATTTATTGAAGATTTAAATGAAGTTCCAGATGAaagtatattaatatattcagcACATGGTATTAGTCCTCAAATACGAGAaatagcaaaaaaaaaaaaattaatagaaaTAGATGCTACATGTCCTCTTGTTAATAAAGTACatgtatatgtaaaaatgaaatctaaagaaaattatgatattattcttatagGATATAAAAATCATGTAGAAGTTATAGGTACATATAATGAAGCACCACAATGTACACATATtgttgaaaatattaatgatgtagataaattaaattttaaagcaaataaaaaattattctatGTAACACAAACAACATTAAGTATGGATGATTGTAAACTTATTGTTCAAAAACTTAAAAACAAATACCCACATATTGAAACAATACCTAGTGGATCCATATGTTATGCAACAACAAATAGACAAACAGCTCTTAATCAAATATGCAAAAAATGTGATCTAACAATAGTTGTTGGTAGTACTTCATCATCTAATGCAAAAAAATTAGTTTATTCATCACAAATTAGAAATGTACCAGCTGTATTACTTAATACAGTAAATGATTTAGATCATCAGATACTTCATAATGTTAAGAAAATCGCATTAACATCAGCAGCATCAACACCAGAAGAAGAAACACAAAAATTTGTGAAACTACTAACAAATCCTCCATTTAATTATACCTTACAAATTTTTGATGGTGTTCAAGAAAATGTACCCAAATGGAAGCTTCCAAAAAATCTCATGGACATGATAAAACAAAGGGAacaatga
- a CDS encoding transporter, putative, producing the protein MDINKLSLTKKYIIFTLFCVYIITCVGIFFNWISLSDFFFHGNVYINDCNNIYEASEYKRTYKCEEQDKKVQALYPIILCSNFIMSAISGTVFDYFGPKITALFGHVCNIISWILIGLQKENSNIIIFGSIFLGLSSDCSFIPLLSLIYLFPRNHTIYTVILGCCASLSFSIPIFLDLFSKDGDEKSFQLVCFLYCFIILVPFFFILIIFLPWQHINYDTSNKKEQSFNNTLDQLKGYVISNKSINLSFNNFSSAITDEHIHEDQEGGSSFGKWMYQESEKSNSKGNTGPMIKQNEVNMINKYNMNDISCDNNNNNNNNNIYYCYNNCSSVNFNNNNNTINIVNKKKNKSPNIYSLEDMENNSNVLNVYKSNPLNISVKNMSQIIYTNSSMNSSHLVLRKSNDKLNDHMKYNTNDLISNMSNDNKINNYISDEKYYKNIYYIDHKNDNIQNGIKYNPRNDIKNGIQMGNQMGNQMENKMENKIKNEIKNKIENKIENKIKNKIENKIENKIENKIENKIENKIENKMKNQILNIIEMKKKKNIYSFIHLSTLWKEIKMIFFSLKYLSICYYFTIYNLSLVNYNECAKLFFKNYEDIQNILKIFGPLSVIPCALFGILIQKIHILILIFILLTSSILMYVFALIKYKLFSYFSAFSYLIVTGCYTTQLYCYIQIMFPTNHFGKIAGTTSMISGLLSLLNIPIYNYYIVDYNNNDPTPFAYFVILLLLSTFPLLYLIYKRYKN; encoded by the coding sequence ATGGACATAAACAAATTATctcttacaaaaaaatatataatattcactttattttgtgtttatattataacatgcgttggtattttttttaattggaTTTCTCTAtcagattttttttttcatgggaacgtatatataaatgattgtaacaatatatatgaagcttcagaatataaaagaacatataaatgtGAAGAACAAGATAAAAAAGTTCAAGCACTTTAtcctataatattatgttcaAACTTTATTATGTCTGCTATATCAGGTACTGTTTTTGATTATTTCGGCCCTAAAATAACAGCCTTATTTGGTCATGTgtgtaatataatatcttGGATTCTTATAGGAttacaaaaagaaaatagtaatataataatttttggGTCAATTTTCTTAGGGTTATCTAGTGATTGTTCATTTATTCCTTTATTAagtttaatttatttatttccaaGAAATCATACTATATATACTGTTATTTTAGGATGTTGTGCTTCTTTAAGTTTTAGCATACCTATATTCTTAGATTTATTTTCAAAAGATGGAGATGAAAAATCTTTTCAACTAGTATGCTTCTTATATTGTTTCATAATTTTagttccttttttttttattctcatCATATTCTTACCATGGCAGCATATAAACTATGATACGTCAAACAAGAAAGAGCAATCTTTTAATAACACACTCGATCAATTAAAAGGTTATGTCATATCGAATAAATCTATAAATTTaagttttaataatttttccaGTGCGATCACAGACGAACATATCCATGAAGATCAAGAAGGAGGGAGTTCATTTGGAAAGTGGATGTATCAAGAAAGTGAAAAAAGTAATTCAAAAGGTAATACTGGACCAatgataaaacaaaatgaagttaatatgattaataaatataatatgaatgatatatcatgtgataataataataataataataataataatatttattattgttataataattgtagtagtgtaaattttaataataataataatacaataaatattgtgaataaaaaaaaaaataagtcacctaatatttattcattagAAGATATGGAAAATAATTCAAACGTATTGAATGTTTATAAAAGTAACCCTTTAAATATATCAGTAAAAAATATGAgtcaaattatatataccaaTAGCTCAATGAATTCCTCACATTTAGTTTTAAGAAAAAGTAACGATAAGTTGAACGatcatatgaaatataatacaaatgatttGATAAGCAATATgtcaaatgataataaaataaataattatataagtgatgagaaatattataaaaatatatattatatagatcataaaaatgacaatatacaaaatggtataaaatataatccaAGAAATGACATCAAAAATGGAATTCAGATGGGAAACCAGATGGGAAACCAGATGGAAAATAAGATGGaaaataagataaaaaatgagataaaaaataagatagAAAATAAGATAGaaaataagataaaaaataagatagAAAATAAGATAGAAAATAAGATAGAAAATAAGATAGAAAATAAGATAGAAAATAAGATAGAAAATAAGATGAAAAACCAGATATTAAACATAATTgagatgaaaaagaaaaaaaatatatattcgtTTATCCACTTATCAACCTTATGGAAAGAAATAAAgatgatatttttttctttaaaatatttaagtatatgttattattttacaatatataatttatctttagttaattataatgaatgtgcaaaattattttttaaaaattatgaagatatacaaaatattttgaaaatatttgGACCTTTATCAGTTATACCTTGTGCATTATTTGGTATATTAATtcaaaaaattcatatacttatattaatatttatattattaactaGTAGTATATTAATGTATGTATTTGctcttattaaatataaactattttcatattttagtGCATTTTCATATCTAATAGTAACAGGATGTTATACTACACaattatattgttatattcaAATTATGTTTCCTACTAATCATTTTGGTAAAATAGCTGGAACAACTAGTATGATAAGTGGtctattatctttattaaatatacctatttataattattacattgtagattataacaataatgatCCTACTCCATTCGCATATTTTGTGATACTACTCTTACTGTCAACATTTCCTCTTCTC